A stretch of Corallococcus silvisoli DNA encodes these proteins:
- a CDS encoding methyl-accepting chemotaxis protein, producing the protein MARRLKKPGLRGILLGSFGLALAVILGTLYFVVPAQVGNHLRERMLLHARGKALEVKNLVERQAATHPVPTLEGLYRLDDDFNVVAVVDAQGVPRATFPASPRGWFVQGLEDRLRLRPLPSLDGMEFPNGDRAVSEPVTLAGGAPGEVVVVVDSSRLDGVLQSLRHTVMLAFVVGLVLFLLVAFLISRAFILQPLDAMMSMARKLAEADLTGRAEVRNSKDELGQLAEALNRMALSWRDTLGRVRGVSDVVAGVIEQIHRTGTTVSSGAGTVQSRVEETSSSMVEMMASLRGIAENVEVLYQSAEESSSSIMEMAATNDEVAENVQAMAASVEETTSAIEEMTYSIKEVAKNIEDLSASTEDTSSAISQMDAAIGQVDANANETARLSEQVFEDAQTGVEALRKTLSGIDRIKDTSRTAAGVIDSLGRRISEIGNILNVIDDVAEQTNLLALNAAIIAAQAGEHGKGFAVVAEEIKDLAERTGASTKEIAELIRGVQEESRNAVVVMNQGVKSVEEGVQLGREAEGALRKINDSTQKSTQMVKAIARATVEQARGSKQVTAAIHRISATVQMISQASNEQARGGEQIMKSAERMKTLTQHVQRSSQEQAHGSKQITRSIESINEMVTHLNRAQKEQTKGSEQVLKAVETIKGVSEHQTRSVRQLEEAIDNLTRQAEILRGEVRRFRV; encoded by the coding sequence TTGGCTCGTCGCCTCAAGAAACCCGGTCTCCGGGGCATCCTCCTGGGTTCGTTCGGCCTCGCGCTGGCCGTCATCCTGGGGACGCTCTATTTCGTCGTCCCCGCCCAGGTGGGCAACCACCTGCGGGAGCGCATGCTGCTCCATGCCCGGGGCAAGGCCCTGGAGGTGAAGAACCTGGTCGAGCGGCAGGCGGCCACCCATCCGGTCCCCACCTTGGAAGGGCTCTACCGGCTGGATGACGACTTCAACGTCGTGGCCGTGGTGGACGCCCAGGGCGTGCCCCGCGCCACCTTCCCCGCGTCGCCCCGCGGCTGGTTCGTGCAGGGCCTGGAGGACCGCCTCCGCCTGCGGCCCCTGCCGTCGCTGGATGGCATGGAGTTCCCCAACGGCGACCGCGCGGTGTCCGAACCCGTGACGCTCGCGGGCGGCGCGCCGGGCGAGGTCGTCGTGGTGGTGGATTCGTCCCGGCTGGACGGCGTGCTCCAGTCCCTGCGCCACACGGTGATGCTGGCCTTCGTCGTGGGGCTGGTGCTGTTCCTGCTGGTGGCGTTCCTCATCTCCCGCGCGTTCATCCTCCAGCCGCTGGACGCGATGATGTCCATGGCGCGCAAGCTGGCGGAGGCGGACCTCACCGGCCGCGCGGAGGTGCGCAACAGCAAGGACGAGCTGGGGCAGCTGGCGGAGGCGCTCAACCGCATGGCCCTGTCCTGGCGCGACACGCTGGGCCGCGTGCGCGGCGTGTCCGACGTGGTGGCGGGCGTCATCGAGCAGATCCACCGCACGGGCACCACCGTGTCCTCCGGCGCCGGCACCGTGCAGTCGCGCGTGGAGGAGACGTCCTCCTCCATGGTGGAGATGATGGCCAGCCTGCGCGGCATCGCGGAGAACGTGGAGGTCCTCTACCAGAGCGCGGAGGAGAGCAGCTCCTCCATCATGGAGATGGCCGCCACCAACGACGAGGTGGCGGAGAACGTCCAGGCCATGGCCGCCAGCGTGGAGGAGACCACCAGCGCCATCGAGGAGATGACCTACTCCATCAAGGAGGTGGCCAAGAACATCGAGGACCTGTCCGCCTCCACGGAGGACACCTCGTCCGCCATCAGCCAGATGGACGCCGCCATCGGCCAGGTCGACGCCAACGCCAACGAGACGGCCCGCCTGTCCGAGCAGGTCTTCGAGGACGCGCAGACCGGCGTGGAGGCCCTGCGCAAGACGCTCTCCGGCATCGACCGCATCAAGGACACCAGCCGCACCGCCGCGGGCGTCATCGACAGCCTGGGCCGGCGCATCAGCGAGATTGGCAACATCCTCAACGTCATTGACGACGTGGCGGAGCAGACGAACCTGCTGGCCCTCAACGCCGCCATCATCGCGGCCCAGGCGGGCGAGCACGGCAAGGGCTTCGCGGTGGTGGCCGAGGAGATCAAGGACCTGGCCGAGCGCACCGGCGCGTCCACCAAGGAGATCGCCGAGCTCATCCGCGGCGTGCAGGAGGAGAGCCGCAACGCCGTGGTGGTGATGAACCAGGGCGTCAAGAGCGTGGAGGAGGGCGTGCAACTGGGCCGCGAGGCGGAGGGCGCCCTGCGGAAGATCAACGACAGCACCCAGAAGTCCACGCAGATGGTGAAGGCCATCGCGCGGGCCACGGTGGAGCAGGCGCGCGGCAGCAAGCAGGTGACCGCGGCCATCCACCGCATCTCCGCCACGGTGCAGATGATCTCCCAGGCCTCCAACGAGCAGGCCCGGGGCGGCGAGCAGATCATGAAGAGCGCGGAGCGGATGAAGACGCTCACCCAGCACGTGCAGCGCTCCAGCCAGGAGCAGGCGCACGGCAGCAAGCAGATCACCCGCTCCATCGAGAGCATCAACGAGATGGTCACCCACCTGAACCGCGCCCAGAAGGAGCAGACCAAGGGCAGCGAGCAGGTGCTCAAGGCTGTGGAGACCATCAAGGGCGTCTCCGAGCACCAGACGCGCTCGGTGCGCCAGCTGGAAGAGGCCATCGACAACCTCACGCGCCAGGCGGAGATCCTCCGCGGCGAGGTGCGCCGCTTCCGCGTCTGA
- a CDS encoding MFS transporter, producing MSESAAAPRSVSERAVVLLIGAVQFVNILDFVMVMPLGPDFAKGLGIESSHIGTIGGSYTAAASVAGLVGGYVLDRFDRRKALAVCMLGLVAATAAGGLALGLSTLLLARVCAGLFGGPATALSLSIIADLIPVERRGRALGAVMASFSVASVLGVPMALKVAEVGGWRLPFFVVAALGLVVVVAALLLLPPVRGHLKPGGSASRAPGVGALLGRADVRLSYLMTALVMMSGFIVIPNISAYLQQNLGYPRDRLWIIYFAGGIVSFVSLRLTGPLVDRFGSFRVGTVGVVLAAVTTYVGFVAYPAWMPIPLLFMVFMLAMGVRNVAYNTLTSRVPDNPVRARFMSLQSATQHMASALGAFLSSRLLVDLPDGTLGGMDTIAWVSIGLAAGVPVMLRVVEGRVRSREQARALAVPAPQGLAAPLSPQANPQA from the coding sequence ATGTCCGAATCCGCCGCCGCCCCCCGTTCCGTGTCCGAGCGCGCCGTGGTGCTGCTCATCGGCGCGGTGCAGTTCGTCAACATCCTCGACTTCGTGATGGTGATGCCGCTGGGCCCGGACTTCGCGAAGGGGCTGGGCATCGAGTCCTCGCACATCGGCACCATTGGCGGCAGCTACACCGCCGCCGCGAGCGTGGCGGGGCTGGTGGGCGGCTACGTGCTGGACCGCTTCGACCGGCGCAAGGCGCTGGCGGTGTGCATGCTGGGGCTGGTGGCGGCCACCGCGGCGGGCGGGCTCGCGCTGGGGCTGTCCACGCTGCTCCTGGCGCGGGTGTGCGCGGGGCTCTTCGGCGGGCCGGCGACGGCGCTGTCGCTGTCCATCATCGCGGACCTCATCCCGGTGGAGCGCCGGGGCCGGGCGCTGGGCGCGGTGATGGCGTCCTTCTCCGTGGCCTCCGTCCTGGGCGTGCCGATGGCGCTGAAGGTGGCGGAGGTGGGCGGCTGGCGGCTGCCCTTCTTCGTGGTGGCGGCGCTGGGGCTGGTGGTGGTGGTGGCCGCGCTCCTGCTGCTGCCGCCGGTGCGCGGGCACCTGAAGCCGGGGGGGAGCGCGTCCCGGGCGCCAGGGGTGGGCGCGCTGCTGGGCCGCGCCGACGTGCGGCTGTCCTACTTGATGACGGCGCTGGTGATGATGAGCGGCTTCATCGTCATCCCCAACATCTCCGCGTACCTCCAGCAGAACCTGGGCTACCCGCGCGACCGGCTGTGGATCATCTACTTCGCGGGCGGCATCGTGAGCTTCGTCTCGCTGCGGCTGACGGGGCCGCTGGTGGACCGCTTCGGCTCCTTCCGGGTGGGCACGGTGGGCGTGGTGCTGGCCGCCGTCACCACCTACGTGGGCTTCGTGGCGTATCCCGCGTGGATGCCCATCCCGCTGCTCTTCATGGTCTTCATGCTGGCCATGGGGGTGCGCAACGTGGCGTACAACACCCTGACCTCGCGCGTGCCGGACAACCCGGTGCGCGCCCGCTTCATGTCGTTGCAGTCCGCGACCCAGCACATGGCCTCCGCGCTGGGCGCCTTCCTGTCCTCCCGCCTGCTGGTGGACCTGCCGGATGGGACGCTGGGCGGAATGGACACCATCGCGTGGGTGTCCATCGGGCTGGCGGCGGGGGTGCCTGTCATGCTGCGGGTGGTGGAGGGCCGGGTGCGCTCGCGCGAACAGGCCCGGGCCCTGGCGGTTCCCGCCCCCCAGGGGCTGGCCGCGCCCCTGTCGCCCCAGGCGAATCCGCAGGCCTGA
- the tatB gene encoding Sec-independent protein translocase protein TatB produces the protein MFNIGAGEMVFILVAALIVLGPQRLPELARAIGKFMREFRRQTDDVRNVVEREFYAMDEEFNREPPPRPGTRVPSPPPELAASSIPGAAPANVLAEPAPALTATLDPAQVPAPDAVAVAGETPAAADAVATPEAGGEPPLGVDGLPQLAPIPGTVARNAPKRS, from the coding sequence ATGTTCAACATCGGCGCAGGCGAAATGGTGTTCATTCTGGTGGCCGCGCTGATCGTGCTCGGCCCTCAGCGGCTGCCTGAGCTGGCGCGGGCCATCGGCAAGTTCATGCGCGAGTTCCGCAGGCAGACGGACGACGTGCGCAACGTGGTGGAGCGCGAGTTCTACGCCATGGACGAGGAGTTCAACCGCGAGCCCCCGCCGCGCCCGGGCACGCGCGTGCCGTCCCCGCCTCCGGAGCTGGCCGCGTCCTCCATCCCCGGCGCTGCCCCGGCCAACGTGCTCGCGGAGCCCGCGCCCGCGCTCACCGCGACGCTGGATCCCGCGCAGGTGCCCGCCCCCGACGCGGTGGCGGTCGCCGGGGAGACGCCCGCCGCCGCTGACGCTGTCGCGACGCCCGAGGCCGGTGGAGAGCCGCCCCTGGGGGTGGACGGTCTTCCGCAACTCGCCCCCATCCCGGGCACGGTGGCGCGCAACGCGCCGAAACGGAGCTGA
- the tatC gene encoding twin-arginine translocase subunit TatC, whose product MSLTEHLTELRSRLVKCSLAVLALGAVSLIFAKPIFGVLMRPVLDALPPEGRSLVYTSGIEEINVLMKVGVYCGIFLTTPVILWQIWGFVAPGLYPEERKYASPFVLLGSVAFIVGSLFCYFLVLPSMFKFLLSEEETLALEQRMDTGRLGAEDALRFLRIGEVERAGHLAKETSAALTASGEGQVKDPEVASARSVELTARLKGLGDLLDAAADGLGTPARGVLRQAVEKRVEAVTAFGKQDYATAEAAMDQSASLLAGVAPTRAEEMAGLWRLEKELAKGHAEAEAARWTRPMLTMNEQLSLVLVLILAFGVIFELPLVMALLGIVGVVQSRWLFRYQRHAFVVCLIVAAIITPTGDVVNLSLMAGPMLLCYELGVLAVWLIEKRRAKAEASTDITPAA is encoded by the coding sequence ATGAGCCTGACGGAGCACCTGACGGAGCTCCGGTCCCGGCTCGTGAAGTGTTCGCTCGCGGTGCTCGCGCTGGGCGCCGTGTCGCTCATCTTCGCCAAGCCCATCTTCGGCGTGTTGATGCGGCCGGTGCTGGACGCGCTGCCCCCGGAGGGGCGGTCGCTCGTCTACACATCCGGCATCGAAGAAATCAACGTGCTGATGAAGGTGGGCGTGTACTGCGGCATCTTCCTCACCACGCCCGTCATCCTCTGGCAGATCTGGGGCTTCGTGGCGCCGGGGCTGTACCCGGAGGAGCGCAAGTACGCGTCGCCCTTCGTCCTGCTGGGCTCCGTGGCGTTCATCGTGGGCTCGCTGTTCTGCTACTTCCTGGTGCTGCCCTCCATGTTCAAGTTCCTCCTCAGCGAGGAGGAGACCCTCGCCCTGGAGCAGCGCATGGACACCGGGCGCCTGGGTGCGGAGGACGCGCTGCGCTTCCTGCGCATTGGCGAGGTGGAGCGCGCGGGGCACCTGGCGAAGGAGACCAGCGCCGCGCTGACGGCCTCCGGTGAAGGCCAGGTGAAGGACCCGGAGGTGGCGTCCGCCCGGAGCGTGGAGTTGACCGCGCGCCTGAAGGGGCTGGGCGACCTGCTGGACGCGGCGGCGGACGGCCTGGGGACTCCCGCGCGCGGCGTGCTGCGCCAGGCGGTGGAGAAGCGGGTGGAGGCCGTGACGGCCTTCGGCAAGCAGGACTACGCCACGGCGGAGGCGGCGATGGACCAGTCCGCGAGCCTGCTGGCGGGCGTGGCGCCCACGCGCGCGGAGGAGATGGCGGGGCTGTGGCGGCTGGAGAAGGAGCTGGCCAAGGGGCACGCGGAGGCGGAGGCCGCGCGCTGGACGCGGCCCATGCTGACGATGAACGAGCAGCTGTCGCTGGTGCTGGTGCTCATCCTCGCCTTCGGCGTCATCTTTGAACTGCCGCTGGTGATGGCGCTCCTGGGCATCGTGGGGGTGGTGCAGTCGCGGTGGCTCTTCCGCTACCAGCGCCACGCCTTCGTGGTGTGCCTCATCGTGGCGGCGATCATCACGCCCACGGGCGACGTGGTGAACCTGTCGCTCATGGCCGGCCCCATGCTCCTCTGCTACGAGCTGGGCGTGTTGGCGGTGTGGCTCATCGAGAAGCGCCGGGCGAAGGCGGAAGCCTCCACGGACATCACCCCGGCGGCGTAG
- a CDS encoding potassium channel family protein encodes MKSPTARLMVDLRYLRALSRRFRSTLLLAVVIFGLGPMLYHWRYVGPGGDGISYGEALHHVYFLLFGQPSLPYVSDWLVESLNILIPPISIALVVDGVVRFAYLFFARHKNDKEWVSVVSETMKGHVVVCGAGRVGYRVVTQLREMGKDVVVVEKREDATFVSALRDENVPLLIDDTRSPLCLPRTHVKRASAIVCATDDDLANLNIALDARRLNPGIRVVIRLFDDDLGAKVRDTFKAEALSSSSLAAPAMALAALDPRLIHSFRIGKHLMVVSLFVVRDGLSGMNVSQVRDRFGGLALSLIRGEQETLHPNGDVVLQAGDQVTLQASYPEYCTLREFTGESEAPAYADHDNFLMPGFRPTA; translated from the coding sequence ATGAAGAGTCCCACGGCGCGGCTGATGGTGGACCTGCGGTACCTGCGCGCGCTGTCGCGGAGGTTCCGCAGCACGTTGCTGCTGGCGGTGGTCATCTTCGGGCTGGGGCCGATGCTGTACCACTGGCGCTACGTGGGGCCGGGCGGCGACGGCATCTCCTACGGAGAGGCGCTGCACCACGTCTACTTCCTGCTCTTCGGCCAGCCGTCGCTGCCGTACGTGAGCGACTGGCTGGTGGAGTCGCTGAACATCCTCATCCCGCCCATCAGCATCGCGCTGGTGGTGGATGGCGTGGTGCGCTTCGCCTACCTCTTCTTCGCCCGGCACAAGAACGACAAGGAGTGGGTCTCCGTGGTGTCTGAAACGATGAAGGGCCACGTCGTGGTGTGCGGGGCGGGGCGGGTGGGCTACCGCGTGGTGACGCAGCTGCGGGAGATGGGCAAGGACGTGGTGGTGGTGGAGAAGCGCGAGGACGCGACGTTCGTGTCGGCGCTGCGCGACGAGAACGTGCCCCTGCTCATCGACGACACGCGCAGCCCGCTGTGCCTGCCGCGCACGCACGTGAAGCGGGCGTCCGCCATCGTCTGCGCCACGGACGACGACCTGGCGAACCTGAACATCGCGCTGGACGCGCGGCGCCTCAACCCGGGCATCCGCGTGGTCATCCGCCTGTTCGACGACGACCTGGGCGCGAAGGTGCGCGACACGTTCAAGGCGGAGGCCCTGTCCAGCTCCTCGCTGGCCGCGCCCGCGATGGCGCTGGCGGCGTTGGACCCGCGCCTCATCCATTCGTTCCGCATTGGCAAGCACCTGATGGTGGTGTCGCTGTTCGTGGTGCGCGACGGGCTTTCGGGGATGAACGTGTCCCAGGTGCGAGACCGCTTCGGGGGGCTGGCGCTGTCGCTCATCCGGGGCGAGCAGGAGACGCTGCACCCCAACGGGGACGTGGTGCTCCAGGCGGGGGATCAGGTCACCCTCCAGGCCTCCTATCCGGAGTACTGCACCCTGCGCGAGTTCACCGGCGAGTCGGAGGCACCGGCGTACGCGGACCACGACAACTTCCTCATGCCGGGGTTCCGTCCCACGGCGTGA
- a CDS encoding MBL fold metallo-hydrolase has translation MRRPAFALGLLAVLAVGCVSSPSRLKGAQVTLASHADARVGTYVSSPWGFSTASYWIEGPTGLILVDTQFLPSAAEEFVTWAEAVTGKKAELAIVLHANPDKFNGTDVLRARGIRVVTSEQVRAAIPAIHEKRTRAFAARYAPDYPAVLPLPDSFGSQTAELSAGGVTVKAHVVGAGCSEAHVVVEFDGHVFPGDLVANDAHSWLEMGRTDAWLQRLEELTALRPKWVHPGRGPSGDAGLLTRERQYLERVIAEVAAEHPRGAFTDAAAENIRSRIEAAFPGLRFPVFLNIGLPAEWERQARVVAP, from the coding sequence ATGCGCCGTCCTGCTTTCGCCCTGGGTCTGCTGGCCGTGCTGGCCGTGGGCTGTGTGTCATCCCCGTCACGCCTGAAGGGGGCGCAGGTGACGCTGGCCTCGCACGCGGACGCGCGCGTGGGGACCTATGTGTCGTCGCCGTGGGGGTTCAGTACGGCGTCGTACTGGATTGAAGGGCCCACGGGGCTCATCCTGGTGGACACGCAGTTCCTGCCGTCCGCGGCGGAGGAGTTCGTCACCTGGGCGGAGGCGGTGACGGGCAAGAAGGCGGAGCTGGCCATCGTGCTGCACGCCAACCCGGACAAGTTCAACGGCACGGACGTGCTGCGCGCGCGTGGCATCCGCGTGGTGACGAGCGAGCAGGTGCGCGCGGCCATTCCGGCCATCCACGAGAAGCGCACGCGGGCCTTCGCCGCGCGGTACGCGCCGGACTACCCGGCGGTGTTGCCGTTGCCGGACAGCTTCGGGAGCCAGACGGCGGAGTTGAGCGCGGGCGGCGTGACGGTGAAGGCGCATGTGGTGGGCGCGGGGTGCAGCGAGGCGCACGTGGTGGTGGAGTTCGACGGGCACGTGTTTCCCGGCGACCTGGTGGCGAACGACGCGCACAGCTGGCTGGAGATGGGCCGGACGGATGCGTGGCTCCAGCGGCTGGAGGAGCTGACGGCGCTGCGCCCGAAGTGGGTGCATCCAGGGCGGGGACCCTCCGGGGACGCGGGGCTGCTCACGCGTGAGCGGCAGTACCTGGAGCGCGTCATCGCGGAGGTCGCGGCGGAGCATCCGCGGGGGGCGTTCACCGACGCGGCGGCGGAGAACATCCGCTCGCGCATCGAGGCGGCCTTCCCGGGCTTGCGCTTCCCGGTGTTCCTGAACATCGGCCTGCCCGCGGAGTGGGAGCGGCAGGCGCGGGTGGTGGCCCCCTGA